Proteins from a single region of Dysosmobacter acutus:
- a CDS encoding DUF3795 domain-containing protein: MKGFWRDNLLFSLCGLNCGLCPMRLGGYCPGCGGGEGNQSCAIARCSLAHGGLEYCYECGAFPCERYEDIDQFDSFITHKNRRRDIERASEAGMEAYCARQREKTAVLQELLTHYNDGRRKTLFCTAVNLLELEDVRAVAEKLQGHAWPEGTSLKEKAAHAAFLFQDTARRRDIDLALRKKKKS, encoded by the coding sequence ATGAAAGGATTCTGGAGAGACAACCTGCTCTTTTCTTTGTGCGGACTCAACTGCGGACTCTGTCCCATGCGGCTGGGAGGCTACTGTCCCGGCTGCGGCGGCGGGGAGGGGAACCAGTCCTGCGCCATTGCAAGGTGCAGCCTGGCCCACGGAGGCCTGGAATACTGCTATGAGTGCGGCGCGTTTCCCTGCGAAAGGTATGAGGACATCGATCAGTTCGACTCGTTCATCACCCATAAAAACCGCAGACGGGACATAGAGCGGGCGTCGGAGGCGGGTATGGAGGCATATTGCGCCCGGCAGAGGGAAAAAACGGCGGTTTTGCAGGAACTTTTGACGCACTACAACGACGGCAGGCGGAAGACGCTGTTTTGCACCGCAGTCAACCTGCTGGAGTTGGAGGATGTGCGGGCGGTTGCGGAGAAACTTCAGGGACACGCCTGGCCGGAGGGGACGTCCTTGAAGGAGAAAGCGGCTCACGCGGCATTCCTGTTTCAGGACACGGCCCGGAGGCGGGATATAGACCTTGCCTTACGTAAAAAGAAAAAGAGCTGA
- the proB gene encoding glutamate 5-kinase — translation MSQISEAKRIVIKIGTSTLAYATGRINIRRFELLCKVLSDLKNSGREIVLVSSGAVGVGVAKLGLPERPRDIPGKQAAAAVGQCELMYLYDKLFLEKNHKVAQVLLTRDGFEQPQRRQNMKNTFDRLLSLGAIPIVNENDTVATEELEFGDNDTLSSMVAALTEADALIILSDIDGLYDSDPHKNPAAKLIPVVDRIDSHIEGIAGGSVSGLGTGGMSTKIQAAKIAGKAGVTMAIINGSDPNLLYDLLDGKSVGTVFITGK, via the coding sequence ATGAGCCAAATCAGTGAGGCAAAGAGAATCGTCATTAAAATCGGTACCAGCACCCTGGCCTATGCCACGGGACGGATCAATATCCGCCGCTTTGAGCTGTTGTGTAAGGTGCTCTCCGACCTGAAAAACTCCGGTCGGGAGATCGTTCTGGTCTCTTCCGGCGCCGTGGGCGTCGGCGTGGCCAAGTTGGGCCTCCCGGAGCGGCCGCGGGACATACCGGGAAAACAGGCCGCTGCCGCTGTGGGACAGTGCGAGCTGATGTATCTTTACGACAAGCTGTTCCTTGAGAAAAACCACAAGGTGGCCCAAGTCCTTCTGACCCGGGACGGGTTCGAGCAGCCACAGCGCCGTCAGAACATGAAAAACACCTTTGACCGCCTGCTCAGCCTGGGCGCCATTCCCATTGTCAATGAAAATGACACGGTGGCCACAGAGGAACTGGAATTTGGCGACAACGACACCCTCTCCTCCATGGTGGCCGCCCTGACCGAAGCCGACGCCCTGATCATTCTCTCGGATATCGACGGGCTTTATGACTCTGATCCCCACAAAAATCCCGCCGCCAAGTTGATCCCCGTGGTGGATCGAATCGATTCCCACATAGAGGGAATCGCCGGGGGCTCTGTCTCCGGACTTGGCACCGGCGGCATGAGCACCAAAATTCAGGCCGCAAAAATCGCCGGGAAAGCCGGTGTCACTATGGCCATCATCAACGGCTCGGACCCCAACCTTCTGTATGATCTATTGGATGGAAAATCCGTGGGCACTGTGTTTATAACCGGAAAGTGA